The Mercurialis annua linkage group LG8, ddMerAnnu1.2, whole genome shotgun sequence genome window below encodes:
- the LOC126660111 gene encoding uncharacterized protein LOC126660111 isoform X2, with product MTLLLAIPTLLRSNNSWRPEDLFSLGSSVSLASPRLFWTTRAGRGFTQTLAGPVSRAIREIFRKCWFETGYAWRFLTADQRDFYFQEFQKEFWWDSSVYSDELIRQVFMTHAATRYKDNVHKMKSKKQKHQSVGQDIWDAWNAFWDTEAEKKKSEIARANRMSEPAGAGTGPVRHTGGSRSALKHMDVMAKELGRKPSATELYTRIHSTKGEKKPVDKRAQNMTDAIAERLAAATQSPTGEGSSTSPAEVDETQLFLDIEGVNKKHRVYGLGSASSRYAAPSSSRAQRGSSSRSTHLADEDIERRVQTGIQEGLREVEQRLAEQNRQQLAEQRREHQAAMAQLIREEIARMMPNLPPEYQPQFPAPPPDRDDTTDL from the exons ATGACCCTGTTGTTGGCGATACCGACGTTGCTGAGGAGCAACAACAGCTGGAGACCGGAGGACCTATTCAGCCTCGGCAGCAGCGTGAGCCTGGCGAGCCCCCGGCTATTCTGGACGACCAGGGCAGGGCGAGGGTTCACCCAGACCCTAGCAG GGCCGGTTTCTCGTGCCATCAGAGAGATTTTCAGGAAGTGCTGGTTCGAGACTGGCTATGCATGGCGTTTTCTGACTGCGGATCAGAGGGATTTCTATTTCCAGGAGTTCCag AAAGAATTCTGGTGGGATAGTTCTGTCTACAGCGACGAGCTCATCAGACAGGTCTTTATGACCCACGCAGCTACCCGCTACAAAGACAACGTCCATAAAATGAAGTCCAAAAAGCAGAAGCATCAATCTGTGGGCCAGGACATATGGGATGCCTGGAATGCCTTCTGGGACACAGAGGCGGAGAAGAAGAAGTCGGAGATAGCCCGGGCAAACCGGATGAGCGAGCCGGCGGGCGCCGGTACTGGACCGGTCCGTCATACCGGGGGATCCCGCTCAGCTCTCAAGCATATGGACGTGATG GCTAAGGAGCTCGGCCGGAAACCGAGTGCGACGGAGCTGTACACTCGCATTCACTCCACGAAGGGTGAGAAGAAGCCTGTAGACAAGCGGGCTCAGAACATGACT GACGCTATTGCTGAGAGGCTGGCTGCTGCGACTCAGTCGCCGACCGGAGAGGGTAGCTCGACGAGTCCAGCTGAGGTGGATGAGACCCAACTGTTTCTGGACATCGAGGGTGTCAATAAGAAGCACCGCGTGTACGGTTTAGGGTCGGCGAGTAGCAGGTATGCGGCCCCCAGTAGCAGCAGGGCGCAACGAGGCAGCTCTTCTAGGTCGACACATCTTGCGGACGAGGACATCGAGCGCCGTGTGCAGACAGGCATTCAGGAGGGCCTGCGAGAGGTTGAGCAGAGGTTAGCGGAGCAAAATCGTCAACAGCTGGCAGAGCAACGGCGTGAGCACCAAGCGGCAATGGCCCAGCTTATCCGAGAGGAGATAGCAAGGATGATGCCTAATCTTCCTCCAGAGTATCAGCCACAGTTTCCCGCTCCCCCACCAGACCGTGATGACACTACAGATTTGTAG
- the LOC126660111 gene encoding uncharacterized protein LOC126660111 isoform X1 — translation MRGRGSGSGRGTGRGRGRGDDPVVGDTDVAEEQQQLETGGPIQPRQQREPGEPPAILDDQGRARVHPDPSRTLLLDSGPVSRAIREIFRKCWFETGYAWRFLTADQRDFYFQEFQKEFWWDSSVYSDELIRQVFMTHAATRYKDNVHKMKSKKQKHQSVGQDIWDAWNAFWDTEAEKKKSEIARANRMSEPAGAGTGPVRHTGGSRSALKHMDVMAKELGRKPSATELYTRIHSTKGEKKPVDKRAQNMTDAIAERLAAATQSPTGEGSSTSPAEVDETQLFLDIEGVNKKHRVYGLGSASSRYAAPSSSRAQRGSSSRSTHLADEDIERRVQTGIQEGLREVEQRLAEQNRQQLAEQRREHQAAMAQLIREEIARMMPNLPPEYQPQFPAPPPDRDDTTDL, via the exons ATGAGGGGTCGAGGCAGTGGCTCAGGCCGTGGCACAGGCCGAGGACGCGGACGAGGAGATGACCCTGTTGTTGGCGATACCGACGTTGCTGAGGAGCAACAACAGCTGGAGACCGGAGGACCTATTCAGCCTCGGCAGCAGCGTGAGCCTGGCGAGCCCCCGGCTATTCTGGACGACCAGGGCAGGGCGAGGGTTCACCCAGACCCTAGCAG GACTTTGTTGCTGGACTCAGGGCCGGTTTCTCGTGCCATCAGAGAGATTTTCAGGAAGTGCTGGTTCGAGACTGGCTATGCATGGCGTTTTCTGACTGCGGATCAGAGGGATTTCTATTTCCAGGAGTTCCag AAAGAATTCTGGTGGGATAGTTCTGTCTACAGCGACGAGCTCATCAGACAGGTCTTTATGACCCACGCAGCTACCCGCTACAAAGACAACGTCCATAAAATGAAGTCCAAAAAGCAGAAGCATCAATCTGTGGGCCAGGACATATGGGATGCCTGGAATGCCTTCTGGGACACAGAGGCGGAGAAGAAGAAGTCGGAGATAGCCCGGGCAAACCGGATGAGCGAGCCGGCGGGCGCCGGTACTGGACCGGTCCGTCATACCGGGGGATCCCGCTCAGCTCTCAAGCATATGGACGTGATG GCTAAGGAGCTCGGCCGGAAACCGAGTGCGACGGAGCTGTACACTCGCATTCACTCCACGAAGGGTGAGAAGAAGCCTGTAGACAAGCGGGCTCAGAACATGACT GACGCTATTGCTGAGAGGCTGGCTGCTGCGACTCAGTCGCCGACCGGAGAGGGTAGCTCGACGAGTCCAGCTGAGGTGGATGAGACCCAACTGTTTCTGGACATCGAGGGTGTCAATAAGAAGCACCGCGTGTACGGTTTAGGGTCGGCGAGTAGCAGGTATGCGGCCCCCAGTAGCAGCAGGGCGCAACGAGGCAGCTCTTCTAGGTCGACACATCTTGCGGACGAGGACATCGAGCGCCGTGTGCAGACAGGCATTCAGGAGGGCCTGCGAGAGGTTGAGCAGAGGTTAGCGGAGCAAAATCGTCAACAGCTGGCAGAGCAACGGCGTGAGCACCAAGCGGCAATGGCCCAGCTTATCCGAGAGGAGATAGCAAGGATGATGCCTAATCTTCCTCCAGAGTATCAGCCACAGTTTCCCGCTCCCCCACCAGACCGTGATGACACTACAGATTTGTAG